The genome window ttattttcttaaatattATATCTGAAATATATAAGTTCCTTTAATCTAATTTATCATATTGACACAATAAATATGTTGTTTAATCGTAATTATTTTGTATTGATTACACGAATCTTTTTTCTATCATTTTGTTGGCAATTCAATATCACTATTTAAATAAATTGAGggtattgaattttttttataaaatttaataaatactTTTTTTAATCGTCTTTTCTATTTCCTTACAttactattatttcttttatatttttcggCGACTTAGGTTACGACTGGCACACGCACAACCGAATCCGCTGCCTCCTATCCCCTTGGATTGTCGCCACATCAATCAGTCGTAACGAAAGTCGAGGACCTTACGCTTCATAATACGCAAGACACGAGAGTTACTTCGTGTCGCGCAAGGCAACTCCTCTTGCGTGCGGGGCACGTGACAAGCGTCGTCAAAAAAACCCCGTTTCTCATCGTAGTCGTCCTTCCGATCAAGAAAGGGAAAGCCATCTCAATACTCCACCGTTCTCATGGCGGCGTCCGCCATGGTTATCGACCCAAGGAAGCCCTCCGTCTCCGACCTCCCGCGCGTCGACGCGCTCTTCTCTCCCGTCCCGGTCGCTGACGAAGAGGACGACCTTTACGGCCGCCTCAAGTCCCTCCAGCGCCAGATCGAGTTCATCGACATTCAAGAGGAGTACGTCAAGGACGAACTCAAGAACCTCAAGCGCGAGCTCCTCCGCGCCCAGGAGGAGGTCAAACGGATCCAGTCCGTCCCCCTCGTCATCGGCCAGTTCATGGAGATGGTCGATCAGAACAACGGCATCGTCGGATCCACCACCGGGTCGAACTACTACGTGCGGATCCTGAGCACCATCAATCGGGAGCTTCTCAAGCCCTCGGCCTCCGTCGCACTTCACCGCCACTCCAACGCGCTCGTCGATGTGCTGCCCCCCGAGGCCGATTCTAGCATCTCGCTTCTTAGCCAGTCCGAGAAGCCTGACGTAACCTACAATGTAAGTTGTCAAAACCTTTTTTCCCCTTCAATTATTTGATATTTGTGCACATCTTTGTTTTGAGATTATGAATTAGGGTTTGGGAGTGGTATATTGCACCTCTTTCGGTATAAATTAGACTAGAAGTTGTTACTTTGTCAGTCCCTTAGCAATTTGTGGCCTTAAAGATCTTTAGCACTTTCTAGTTTCTTCATTTATGGGGTTTCTtgacattgatatttcattaagtAAAGTCGGAGTTTCTCTTGTATTTGGTTTTCCAGTAGAACTTGAATTTGGTGAATGTTGAATTCACCAGAATGCAAGAATCTTTTGTTATTTTTCCTTCGACGATAATTCAAAATGGAGTATAGGATTTGAAAAGAGATGTTTCTTTCCCTTTTATTAGATGTCCTTTAAATCGAGGTGCTTAAAATACATTATTGAGATGCTTGAAGATTGCAGAAGCATTTTATCGTGTTTCTTTTCTGCATTAACCATGTCATCTTTTAGTCTTTAAGAACTTATGTTTCATCAATCTTCTTTAGattgatttcaaaaaaattaaacaatttatgaaaaaaacatgcatcattataTGGCGAAGCTTAGTTCATGTCATATGTGTGATAGCCAATGGATAATTTCTTGACTTGGGAATTTTGCTTAAAAGCAGTCACATTTTAGAGTGGGAACAAGTATTTGGActtactgtcacggacttagctgattttgcctaagtcgtgcggcacccttacgcgtccgtccacaaaggtcagtctctccgaaacctcccatggtcccttaggacctaaagagaaaacgggttagaaaaagcacctcactcgagatccacaagcaaacatttcagaaaacattTCATAgcgaagcaaattacaaacaaattttacaagctctgaaacaattgcacaacaaagggtcaaaatggtccacgacagaccgaatatctttcataagtgtccacatgacacaatctttatttacaagcctaaaacgaccactaaacccaactaaaatggggttgttaagccttcgaccgtccctttacatgctgtacaaagcatgaacaaatcaaaagacacggacataaataagcattacatcaaacatcctgtttagaattttgtccgtgacattttcccccacttattccttcgacatcctcgtcgaagccttttctCTATATCTCTATGCTtgtttttcccccaaacggttgcgtgtgctgattgccctcaacgcagcctcgttaagtccctcacgtttgcatgccaagtgtttctatgagtgcttgtctcgctctgataccatctgtcacggacttagctggttttgcctatgtCGTGCGGCACCTTTGTGTGTCTGTCCACAaatgtcagcctccctgaagcctcccatggtcccttaggacctacaaaagagaaaaagggttagagaaagcgcctcactcgagatccacaagcaaacatttcagaaaacactccatagccaatgcaaattacaaatagactttacaagctctgaaacgattgtacaacaaagggtcaaaatggtccactacagatcgaatatctctcacaagtgtccatatgacacaacctttatttacaagcctaaaacgacaatcaaactcaactaaaatggagttgttaagccttcgaccgtccctctacatgttatgcaaagcatgaataaaccaaaagacacggacatacataaacattacatcaaacatcctgtttagaattttgtccatgacattaCAGTGGTAGAATGATGTAATATATTGTCTTTTATTCTTCTCTTGCTAAACTTCATGAGACATTCTACTTTGAcgtacttgagttttctttttccgATTTCATTCTTAATCACTTTTTAAATATTTGCAAAAAAGAGAAGTATCTATAGTAAATTCTATGTTTCATAATCAAGGACATCTATTTTGCTACTAAAAGAAGGAACTACTGTGTTATGCTTATGTCATCTTTACTTTTATTAGTGCAGGTTGAGTATAAAGCAAAGTTTGATTTGCTGCcttatcttttcttttgtttgcCCAGGATATTGGGGGTTGTGATATTCAAAAGCAGGAGATTCGTGAAGCTGTTGAGTTACCTTTGACTCATCATGATCTGTACAAACAAATTGGTATAGATCCACCAAGAGGTGTGCTTCTCTATGGTCCTCCTGGTACGGGTAAAACCATGCTTGCCAAGGCTGTGGCTCATCATACAACTGCTGCCTTTATAAGAGTTGTTGGGTCTGAATTTGTTCAGAAGTATTTGGGTGAGGTACTGTGTAGTTAGAAGAATCTAATTGGATGTCATTCCTTGCTCCATTACATGTTGTTTTACATGTTATTATAATTTTCATATGATACCATGTAGAAAATGATTTTACTTTTTTTAGTCTTATGTTTCTTTTCCGTTGATGCTTATAAAATTAGTGCATATTTCATGTAAttccttcatttgattctttgcaaTTTCATTGTTAAAAGGCAGAAGTTGTTTCTGTCACTGAGTTTCCTGGAGAAAATTCTATAATTAACTTATGATGTACGTGATCTATGATCATTGGTTTGTACTTTAGATGTCTACTTGATTGTTCAAAGAAGACCGATCATGCTTGATATGATGAAGATCATGATCTTTTATGAATCATGTTTCTATGATTGCTTTTTAAATTTTACCTTATTTTGTGGGTCAGGGTCCGAGGATGGTGCGGGATGTGTTTCGTCTTGCTAAAGAAAATGCCCCTGCGATCATATTTATTGATGAGGTTGATGCTATTGCTACTGCACGTTTTGATGCACAAACTGGAGCAGACAGGGAAGTTCAGCGTATCCTCATGGAACTGTTGAATCAGGTAAAAAAACAAGTAACCATaaaatttaaatgaatatttGATAGATGACAAGTTTCTCCTTTTATC of Musa acuminata AAA Group cultivar baxijiao chromosome BXJ1-7, Cavendish_Baxijiao_AAA, whole genome shotgun sequence contains these proteins:
- the LOC135679345 gene encoding 26S proteasome regulatory subunit 6B homolog, whose protein sequence is MAASAMVIDPRKPSVSDLPRVDALFSPVPVADEEDDLYGRLKSLQRQIEFIDIQEEYVKDELKNLKRELLRAQEEVKRIQSVPLVIGQFMEMVDQNNGIVGSTTGSNYYVRILSTINRELLKPSASVALHRHSNALVDVLPPEADSSISLLSQSEKPDVTYNDIGGCDIQKQEIREAVELPLTHHDLYKQIGIDPPRGVLLYGPPGTGKTMLAKAVAHHTTAAFIRVVGSEFVQKYLGEGPRMVRDVFRLAKENAPAIIFIDEVDAIATARFDAQTGADREVQRILMELLNQMDGFDQTVNVKVIMATNRADTLDPALLRPGRLDRKIEFPLPDRRQKRLVFQVCTAKMNLSDEVDLEDYVSRPDKISAAEIAAICQEAGMHAVRKNRYVILPKDFEKGYRANVKKPDTDFDFYK